From the Chryseobacterium fluminis genome, the window AGAAAAAACTAAAATCTATTAATGATAAAAAAATGCAGACCTATGAAAAAAACCAGAACCCCCCAATTTTCGGCAGCGGGCAAAAAGCACTCTGCCCTACAGCAGATGGAGACTTATTTCCAGTTCCATGACCTAACCAATTCTAAAAACAGATTAAACAATATTGTCAATTATGCAGTAAAAAAGAACAGCTGGATCAAAGAAGAACCCTCTGACCTTTTTCATTTTCGCCAGTCTATGAAATCGCTGGTGCGGGCAGGCTACCGCATCACGCTTAAGGAAAACAAATGGGAAGCCGATGACAAGAAAGAAAATGCTACCCCACTGCTTCTCGGCTCACTTTCAGAGAAGGAATACCGGAATCCCCTGTTGGTCTTTAAGAAAGCATTTTCAGAATACAGCGTCCGGGAATTTGACTATTTTATGAGCGGAATGATCTATTCCTCCCTCGGCGTCTACGACAGTGTCCCGGAAAAAAATATCGTGAGCCCGTACATTCACCTGACCAAAATGCTGGATGCCGCCCACCTTATTCTTGAACGGAGAAGCAGGAAATAAAAATCCCGCTACCGCACAAATCCTTACCCGCTACCCACGACGCTACCGCACGAATCCTTTCGTGTGGTTTTAATAATATACTCAGATATTCTTAAAACAATTTTATTTTTTTTTCTGTAAGCCACACGATACAATCGTGCGGCAGCGGGTGATAGAATCGTGCGGCAGCAGTTTACTAAAATTCCGGAAATAGTCTGCGGTTTTCTTATTTTTACGGTGATAAAGAAATAGGATATGAAGAAAATAGAACAGAAAATAGATGAAGCCTTCAGAAATACCTTCCTTTTCCCAAGGGAAAAGGTGGTGACCGATTTTTTGGCCGGGGTGATGAATTCGAAATATAAGTTCAGAGAGGATGATCAGAAAATTGAAGTGATCAGCTTATATTATTATGCCTCAAGTCCGTTAAGCTTTTTATTTGCGATGCCTCATTACGGATATTATTCTCCTGATAAAACCACAGGTATCGCAGAGCTGCATTTAAAAGAATATGCCTTGGAAGACTACTCTCCTGCTGATGTTCAGGAATTGTGTAAAACAGTTCTGGACGAAAACGGTATTGATTATTCTGCTTATCTGGATGAAGAGGATCAGTTGGATTATGCGCACTACTGGGAAAACCAGTTCGGTCTGGAATGTGATTTTTTAATGAACTGCTGGAGACATGCGAAAGAAAAAACACAATCTAAAATGCTGGGATTTTTAGAATCTTCAGATAGCGGAGGTGGAATGTATGATTTAAATAACGGGTATGATGTTCCGTTCGATGTTGATCTTGATGAATATCTGCAAGCTCAGGGTTTCAGTATTCAAAAAGTAAACTAATTCCTCTATAACCTGCCTGTGGTATATGTGAAGGAGTAAAACGGACATTCCACCGGGTCGCAGCGGGAAACGGAAGAAATGGTAAAGACGTTGGAAATCTGATGTCCCAGCAGGGTGTTGTATTAAAATTATAAACACTTAGCAGATAATTAATAAATATAAATTTATTTTTTTCACAAAACAGTGTGTTTTTTTCATCTTTGCCCGTTTTTTGCTGTTGCCTCCCTATCCATCACTTTATATTAATGAAAATATACGATTATGAAAAAGCATCTCACTCTGGTATTTTGCGCACTTCTTTTAACGGAAGCCGGTGCCCAGGAGGTCAGTACTGTTCCTGCGGAAAAACTCAATATCATTAAAACCAATGTCACCGCGTACGCATTCCGGAATATCAACTTAACGTACGAAAGGTCATTCAACAGATGGCTGTCTGTGAATGTGGGATTCGGCACCATGCCTGAAGGAAAAGTCCCCTTTATGAATTCATTTTTAAGTGATGAAGATGAGAAAAGATTTCAGAATCTTGAAGTTAAAATGTTTAATTTCACCATCGAGCCCCGTGTATATATTGGGCAGGGTTATGGGAAAGGATTTTATTTTGCACCGTATTACCGGTATTCCAAAGTTACTTCCAATACATTCGATTTTTATTACGATTATAATTTCAGCGGAACTACTTATCAGATTCCGTTGCAGGGCCACGGAGATACCCGCGGAAACAGCGGCGGACTGATGGTGGGTGCCCAGTTTTTCCTTACCCGAAGCCAGAATCTTGTCCTCGA encodes:
- a CDS encoding DUF3575 domain-containing protein: MKKHLTLVFCALLLTEAGAQEVSTVPAEKLNIIKTNVTAYAFRNINLTYERSFNRWLSVNVGFGTMPEGKVPFMNSFLSDEDEKRFQNLEVKMFNFTIEPRVYIGQGYGKGFYFAPYYRYSKVTSNTFDFYYDYNFSGTTYQIPLQGHGDTRGNSGGLMVGAQFFLTRSQNLVLDFWIAGAHYGSGKGEFRMTSDVVLTPDMQAQLKQEIENLDIPVVDYTVETNANGAVVKVDGPWLGFRSGLSIGYRF